From Haloarcula sp. CBA1127, a single genomic window includes:
- a CDS encoding thioredoxin family protein, with protein sequence MSQTLETMEPNPVWVEDAYSDTVDVLTHYADEFEYKIWGGDWCKDCRAQLPDFGAALKAAHIPDAQIHHYPVEKEDDGSKTGPQVEEYDIELIPTVVVEHDGEEIARFVEEEPVPIAVYLADKIEDAMA encoded by the coding sequence ATGAGTCAGACGCTCGAAACCATGGAGCCGAATCCGGTGTGGGTCGAAGACGCCTACTCCGACACCGTCGACGTTCTCACACACTACGCCGACGAGTTCGAGTACAAGATCTGGGGCGGCGACTGGTGCAAGGACTGCCGGGCCCAGCTCCCCGACTTCGGGGCGGCCCTGAAAGCCGCCCATATCCCGGACGCCCAGATTCACCACTACCCCGTCGAAAAGGAAGACGACGGCTCGAAGACCGGCCCACAGGTCGAAGAGTACGACATCGAACTCATCCCGACGGTTGTCGTCGAACACGACGGCGAGGAGATCGCCCGCTTCGTCGAGGAAGAGCCGGTCCCTATCGCGGTGTATCTCGCCGACAAAATCGAAGACGCGATGGCGTGA
- a CDS encoding mechanosensitive ion channel domain-containing protein, which produces MQFGFDWATIIRQVFSPQGTFVFSLVVLAFGIVLGYLVWRSSRRFMRELGVPEAVEGTPFERTARGLGTSTVGIVSNLAALFIYITTVTAVLNIAQLTDPELYWARFTSFLPDLFIALFAVIIGLIAGDKAKLIVSERLRSVKMPEATVLPELVKYSIFYLAVLIALGQLGVETLALLILLGAYAFGLVFVCGLALKDILQAGAAGLYLLLTEPYSIGDEIVIGDQSGIVQEVDILVTRIESDGEEYIIPNKRVFNTGIVRIRG; this is translated from the coding sequence ATGCAGTTTGGTTTCGACTGGGCGACCATCATCCGGCAGGTGTTCTCACCACAGGGCACGTTCGTCTTTTCGCTCGTGGTACTGGCGTTTGGCATCGTTCTTGGCTATCTCGTCTGGCGCTCGTCCCGGCGGTTCATGCGCGAACTCGGTGTGCCAGAAGCGGTGGAGGGCACGCCATTCGAGCGGACAGCAAGGGGGCTCGGCACATCGACCGTCGGTATCGTCTCGAACCTGGCGGCGCTGTTCATCTACATCACGACGGTCACTGCCGTCCTCAACATCGCACAACTGACCGACCCGGAACTGTACTGGGCCCGCTTCACCTCGTTCCTGCCCGACCTGTTTATCGCCCTGTTCGCCGTCATCATCGGTCTCATCGCGGGCGACAAGGCCAAGCTCATCGTCTCCGAGCGGCTGCGCAGCGTCAAGATGCCAGAGGCGACTGTGCTACCCGAACTTGTCAAGTACAGCATCTTCTATCTGGCAGTGCTTATCGCGCTCGGGCAACTGGGCGTCGAGACCCTCGCCCTGCTCATTCTCCTCGGAGCGTACGCGTTCGGACTGGTGTTCGTCTGCGGGCTGGCACTGAAAGACATCCTGCAGGCCGGTGCGGCCGGTCTCTACCTCTTGCTGACAGAGCCATACAGCATCGGCGACGAGATCGTCATCGGCGACCAGAGCGGCATCGTTCAGGAAGTCGACATCCTCGTCACGCGGATCGAAAGCGACGGCGAGGAGTACATCATCCCGAACAAGCGCGTGTTCAATACGGGCATCGTCCGTATTCGGGGCTAA
- a CDS encoding DapH/DapD/GlmU-related protein, whose protein sequence is MTAGEPTGLITAAPYTTDVSGPRHDRLRQHPTPGPHNSLFPWPDAKHPLRVMVNYVVILVCRISPSLRLKNWLLSRLGVTVGDGVAWGLESTPDVFWPELITVEDHAIIGYDATLLCHEFLQDEYRTGEVVVGERAMIGAGAIVLPGVEIGPGAQVAANSLVTDDVPPETTVAGVPAEPLASDDETTEES, encoded by the coding sequence ATGACCGCCGGTGAGCCGACGGGTTTGATTACCGCGGCCCCGTACACGACGGACGTGAGTGGTCCACGACACGACCGGCTGCGCCAGCACCCGACGCCCGGCCCGCACAACTCGCTGTTCCCATGGCCGGACGCCAAACACCCGCTCCGGGTGATGGTCAACTACGTCGTCATCCTCGTCTGTCGCATCTCGCCGAGCCTCAGGCTCAAGAACTGGTTGCTCTCGCGACTCGGTGTCACCGTCGGCGACGGCGTCGCGTGGGGGCTGGAGTCGACGCCGGACGTGTTCTGGCCCGAACTCATCACCGTCGAGGACCACGCCATCATCGGCTACGACGCGACGCTGCTGTGTCACGAATTCTTGCAGGACGAGTACCGGACTGGCGAAGTGGTTGTCGGCGAACGGGCCATGATTGGTGCGGGCGCGATTGTCCTTCCCGGCGTCGAAATCGGCCCGGGCGCACAGGTCGCCGCGAACTCCCTCGTGACTGACGATGTACCCCCGGAGACGACCGTTGCCGGCGTCCCGGCTGAGCCGCTGGCCTCTGACGACGAAACGACCGAGGAATCGTAG
- the dacZ gene encoding diadenylate cyclase DacZ, with protein MNELRDLLGDLVADVDAVFLFSPNASFFEEFNDVDEEIVVVGPENTLDAEPFVELPIDFTDLEGRLRFGIEGALEQGIVDEGDEVLCVTEVLDGSENTLVRVQTNDFSPSGVYDMFVNSRADASVVRDVFEVAIELGKKGQKGKPVGALFVVGDAGKVMNKSRPLSYNPFEKSHVHVGDPIVNVMLKEFSRLDGAFVISDAGKIVSAYRYLEPSAEGVDIPKGLGARHMAAGAVTRDTMATAIVLSESDGLVRAFKGGELVLEIDPEEY; from the coding sequence ATGAACGAGTTGCGCGACCTGCTCGGAGACCTGGTCGCAGACGTCGACGCCGTGTTCCTGTTTTCCCCGAACGCGTCGTTTTTCGAGGAGTTCAACGACGTCGATGAAGAAATCGTCGTTGTCGGCCCGGAGAACACTCTCGATGCGGAGCCGTTTGTCGAGCTACCGATCGATTTCACCGACCTCGAAGGGCGCCTTCGCTTCGGTATCGAGGGCGCGCTGGAGCAGGGCATCGTCGACGAGGGCGACGAGGTACTCTGCGTGACCGAAGTGCTGGATGGGTCTGAGAACACGCTCGTTCGGGTCCAGACCAACGACTTCTCCCCCTCCGGCGTGTACGACATGTTCGTCAACTCCAGGGCGGACGCAAGCGTTGTCCGCGACGTCTTCGAGGTGGCCATCGAACTGGGGAAGAAAGGCCAGAAGGGCAAGCCCGTCGGCGCACTGTTCGTCGTCGGCGACGCCGGCAAGGTAATGAACAAGTCTCGGCCGCTGTCGTACAACCCCTTCGAGAAGTCCCACGTCCACGTCGGCGATCCCATCGTCAACGTGATGCTCAAGGAGTTCTCGCGGCTCGACGGCGCGTTCGTCATCTCCGACGCTGGCAAGATCGTCTCCGCGTACCGGTATCTTGAACCCTCCGCGGAAGGGGTCGACATCCCCAAGGGGCTCGGCGCTCGGCACATGGCGGCCGGCGCAGTCACCCGTGACACCATGGCGACAGCTATCGTTCTCTCGGAGAGCGACGGGCTCGTACGGGCGTTCAAAGGCGGGGAGCTGGTCCTCGAAATCGATCCCGAGGAGTACTGA
- a CDS encoding TrkH family potassium uptake protein: protein MALTTVDVRSSLNVLGAIMQWLAVPLVIPVLVAVIYGESAVPYLVTIAVTLGVGTALARLRRDRIRDREAFLTVSLAWLTIAVVGAIPLYIEGTGVFASPVNALFEGMSGITTTGATVIRDFDAHSQALLMWRQVLQWLGGLGVLLLATAVLSRLSVAGAQLMETETRTENVTKLTPGIEDTARILGLLYLGLTAGAALILAGMGASGLAPEMTLFDAIAHAFTAIATAGFSPRAESIGAFSPAVQWAVTLFMIVGATNFVLLYALLRGDTRRLRDSEEFRFYLGILAVGSMLVGGLLVLDQGVTGGVGDTVRHAVFQVAAIVTTTGYASTDFNTWSAGAKNVLFVMMFIGGMAGSTTCSIKTLRWLVVTKSFWRDLNVAAHPRSIRPVRLSNEAISEDTVRDVYAYTLVAMVFFVIGTVLLVVDGERAGAPITEFEALSAAASMFFNIGPAFGRAGPYGTYEGFARSSKVLMILLMWVGRIEIVPVLVMLTPTFWTR from the coding sequence GTGGCACTGACAACTGTCGACGTCCGGTCATCGCTGAATGTTCTCGGCGCTATCATGCAGTGGTTAGCGGTTCCGCTGGTGATTCCTGTGCTGGTCGCTGTTATCTACGGCGAGTCCGCGGTGCCGTATCTGGTCACAATAGCGGTCACACTCGGCGTCGGCACAGCGCTGGCACGCCTCCGACGAGATCGCATCCGTGACCGGGAGGCGTTTCTCACGGTATCGCTGGCGTGGCTGACAATCGCGGTTGTCGGTGCGATACCGCTGTACATCGAGGGAACGGGTGTCTTTGCCAGCCCGGTCAACGCCCTGTTCGAGGGAATGAGCGGTATCACGACAACGGGGGCGACGGTTATCCGGGATTTCGACGCGCACTCGCAGGCGCTGCTGATGTGGCGGCAGGTGCTCCAGTGGCTCGGCGGACTGGGAGTCCTGTTGCTCGCGACGGCCGTGCTTTCGCGGCTCTCGGTCGCCGGGGCCCAGCTCATGGAGACCGAGACGCGGACGGAGAACGTCACGAAGCTCACCCCCGGTATCGAGGACACCGCGCGGATTCTCGGCTTGCTGTATCTGGGACTAACGGCAGGTGCAGCATTGATTCTCGCCGGAATGGGTGCAAGCGGCCTCGCGCCGGAGATGACCCTTTTCGACGCAATCGCCCACGCCTTCACCGCCATCGCGACGGCCGGCTTCTCCCCGCGGGCCGAGAGCATCGGCGCGTTCTCGCCGGCTGTCCAGTGGGCGGTGACGCTGTTCATGATTGTCGGCGCGACGAACTTCGTATTGCTGTATGCGCTGCTCCGTGGCGATACTCGCCGACTGCGTGATAGCGAGGAGTTCCGATTCTACCTCGGAATCCTTGCCGTCGGCTCCATGCTCGTGGGCGGCTTGCTGGTGCTCGATCAAGGCGTCACTGGCGGTGTTGGAGACACTGTCCGCCACGCCGTCTTTCAGGTCGCCGCCATCGTCACGACGACCGGCTACGCCTCGACGGATTTCAATACTTGGTCTGCCGGGGCCAAGAACGTCCTCTTCGTCATGATGTTCATCGGCGGGATGGCCGGGAGTACCACCTGCTCTATCAAGACGCTCCGCTGGCTCGTCGTTACCAAGTCCTTCTGGCGGGACCTGAACGTCGCGGCCCACCCGCGGAGCATCCGCCCGGTCCGGCTCAGTAACGAAGCTATCAGCGAAGACACCGTTCGGGACGTGTACGCCTACACGTTAGTGGCAATGGTGTTTTTCGTCATCGGCACTGTCCTCCTCGTTGTCGATGGGGAGCGAGCGGGCGCGCCGATAACTGAGTTTGAGGCGCTCAGTGCCGCCGCGTCGATGTTTTTCAACATCGGCCCGGCGTTTGGCCGGGCCGGCCCGTACGGGACCTACGAGGGCTTTGCCCGGTCGAGCAAAGTACTGATGATACTGCTGATGTGGGTGGGGCGCATCGAAATCGTCCCCGTGCTAGTGATGCTGACACCGACGTTCTGGACCCGATGA
- the purD gene encoding phosphoribosylamine--glycine ligase — MSETVLLVGGGGREHAIARSLADSPGELYACASNRNPGIVALADGFEALDTTNPTAVTTYAREVDATLAVIGPEAALAAGVADALDDAGIYTFGPQEQEARIETDKAFQRRFMREHDIPGCPDFETFEDMDAACEYIDEYDGDLAVKPAGLTGGKGVRVIGDQCTAEEAKEYLRSSDYDRVVLEERLVGEEFTVQAFVANGQLRVTPAVQDHKRAYEGDEGPNTGGMGSYSDASLHLPFMDEGDYMDAVDVLRATVEALDGYKGVLYGQFMLTETGPRVVEFNARFGDPEAMNTLPVLNTDFLDVLTAARDDDPLPQLSFRPMATVCKYAVPDGYPTDPDAGAKVTIDDDVIAEVVNDHRKQSGDDAETAPEALLCYASVDDREDGIYTTTSRSYAVVGLAETIGDAEAIAEEALQRAGTEGLRVRHDIGKADLVQQRIDHMDDIRGGAD, encoded by the coding sequence ATGTCAGAGACAGTGCTGCTCGTGGGTGGCGGCGGCCGGGAACACGCGATTGCGCGCTCGCTCGCGGACTCGCCGGGGGAGCTGTACGCCTGTGCCAGCAACCGGAACCCAGGCATCGTCGCCCTCGCTGACGGCTTTGAGGCACTCGATACGACCAACCCGACAGCCGTGACGACCTACGCTAGGGAGGTCGATGCCACGCTCGCTGTCATCGGACCTGAGGCGGCCCTCGCCGCCGGAGTCGCCGACGCGCTGGACGACGCCGGCATCTACACCTTCGGGCCACAGGAGCAGGAGGCCCGCATCGAGACGGACAAGGCGTTCCAGCGACGCTTCATGCGGGAACACGACATCCCCGGCTGTCCGGACTTCGAGACGTTCGAGGATATGGACGCCGCCTGTGAGTACATCGACGAGTACGACGGCGACCTCGCGGTCAAGCCCGCCGGCCTCACCGGGGGCAAGGGCGTCCGCGTCATCGGCGACCAGTGCACCGCCGAGGAGGCCAAGGAGTACCTCCGGAGTTCCGACTACGACCGCGTCGTCCTCGAAGAACGCCTCGTCGGCGAGGAGTTCACCGTGCAGGCGTTTGTCGCAAACGGCCAGCTGCGCGTCACACCGGCGGTGCAGGACCACAAGCGTGCCTACGAGGGCGACGAGGGACCAAACACCGGCGGGATGGGGAGCTACTCCGACGCCAGCCTCCACCTACCGTTCATGGACGAGGGCGACTACATGGACGCCGTCGACGTGCTCCGGGCCACCGTTGAGGCCCTTGACGGGTACAAGGGCGTCCTCTACGGCCAGTTCATGCTCACCGAGACTGGGCCACGCGTCGTGGAGTTCAACGCCCGCTTTGGCGACCCTGAGGCGATGAACACGCTGCCGGTACTCAACACGGACTTCCTGGACGTACTGACCGCTGCCCGCGACGACGACCCCCTGCCACAGCTCTCCTTCCGCCCGATGGCGACCGTCTGCAAGTACGCCGTCCCGGACGGCTACCCGACCGACCCCGACGCCGGGGCGAAGGTAACAATCGACGACGACGTCATCGCGGAGGTCGTCAACGATCACCGCAAGCAGTCCGGTGACGACGCGGAGACGGCCCCGGAGGCGCTGCTGTGCTACGCCAGCGTCGACGACCGTGAGGACGGTATCTACACGACTACCTCTCGCTCGTACGCTGTCGTCGGCCTCGCAGAAACGATTGGCGACGCGGAGGCCATCGCCGAGGAAGCGCTTCAGCGGGCCGGCACGGAAGGGCTCCGGGTCCGCCACGACATCGGCAAAGCCGACCTGGTTCAGCAGCGTATCGACCATATGGACGACATCCGCGGCGGCGCGGACTGA
- a CDS encoding glycoside hydrolase family 3 protein, producing MADDDHIGAFLARLSREQKLALVRGATDPEGTATGYISGVDEAGIPPFRLVDGPLGIRAEGQRATAFPASIATAATFDTDLARRQGAAMGREATALGQDALLAPGVNIIRVPHCGRNFEYLSEDPVHAGAVGAGLIDGIQSADIVATVKHFVANNQETHRTTVSAEVDERTLRELYLPPFRSAVDAGVGSVMTAYNRVNGTHMSDHERLVGDVLKGEWGFDGYVVSDWYGLESAVGAANAGMDVEMPGVAAPGAAEAADSGTVDDAEEFEWPDGIPDATRAGLFGDPLADALDSGEVPAERLDDMVRRILGQMARFERLDGSRSTAEDGETDDQAGELDSQRHRDIAVDVAARGTVLLENDGVLPLDDGADVAVIGPNIDEPKLGGGGSSETTPVHSVTPVEGIESRAEGAVTTAFGVPEIESVSLFDLLPFVGEDDEADGSAEDTTRREPSLDDAVDAAAAADVAVVFVRDATTEARDRDTLALPGRQDELVSAVAAANENTVVVVRSGGPVELPWRADVAAVLEQWYPGQADGDAAAAVLYGNRDPSGRLPVTFAPESQYPTAEAERRYPGVEDEAHYDEGVFVGYRHFDDEDTDPTYPFGHGHSYATFEYGEAEATDEQTVAVPVENVADRPGREVVQAYVRPPSVDGVDRPQRELAGFEAVQLDAGEQQTVKLMLDDLAFSRYDPNSGWTVDTGTYTVEIGRSSRDIRTTVPVDR from the coding sequence ATGGCTGACGACGACCACATTGGAGCGTTTCTCGCTCGGCTGTCACGCGAACAGAAACTCGCTCTTGTTCGCGGCGCAACCGATCCAGAGGGCACAGCGACGGGGTACATTTCGGGTGTCGACGAGGCCGGAATTCCGCCGTTCCGCCTCGTCGACGGGCCGCTTGGCATCCGAGCAGAGGGACAGCGTGCGACTGCTTTTCCGGCATCGATCGCGACCGCGGCGACGTTCGACACCGATCTGGCCCGCCGACAGGGCGCGGCGATGGGCCGCGAAGCGACGGCGCTCGGACAGGACGCGCTGCTTGCACCCGGCGTGAACATCATCCGGGTCCCGCACTGCGGCCGCAACTTCGAGTATCTCTCCGAGGACCCCGTCCACGCCGGTGCCGTCGGAGCCGGCCTTATCGACGGTATCCAGTCCGCTGATATCGTCGCCACGGTGAAACACTTCGTCGCCAACAATCAGGAGACACATCGCACGACCGTCAGTGCCGAAGTGGACGAGCGGACGCTCCGTGAGCTGTATCTTCCACCGTTCCGTTCGGCTGTTGACGCTGGCGTCGGGTCGGTGATGACGGCGTACAACCGAGTGAACGGCACGCACATGAGCGACCACGAGCGCCTCGTCGGCGACGTGCTCAAAGGCGAGTGGGGGTTCGACGGCTACGTCGTTTCGGACTGGTATGGGCTGGAGAGCGCTGTCGGCGCGGCGAACGCAGGCATGGACGTAGAGATGCCCGGGGTGGCGGCCCCCGGGGCAGCGGAAGCCGCCGACAGTGGCACTGTGGATGATGCCGAGGAGTTCGAGTGGCCCGACGGCATCCCGGACGCGACCCGCGCAGGCCTGTTCGGCGACCCACTGGCCGACGCCCTCGACAGCGGCGAGGTCCCGGCCGAACGCCTTGACGACATGGTCCGGCGGATTCTCGGCCAGATGGCCCGATTCGAGCGACTGGACGGCAGCCGGAGCACCGCCGAAGACGGTGAAACCGACGACCAGGCGGGCGAACTCGATAGCCAGCGACACAGAGATATCGCTGTGGACGTGGCGGCCCGCGGAACAGTGCTGCTTGAAAACGACGGGGTCCTGCCGCTGGACGACGGGGCTGACGTGGCTGTCATCGGACCGAACATCGACGAGCCGAAACTGGGCGGGGGCGGCTCTTCCGAAACGACGCCGGTCCACTCGGTCACACCAGTCGAGGGAATCGAATCCCGTGCCGAGGGCGCAGTCACGACAGCGTTCGGCGTGCCAGAAATCGAATCCGTCTCACTGTTCGACCTCCTGCCGTTCGTCGGCGAGGACGACGAGGCCGACGGTTCGGCCGAGGACACCACCCGACGGGAGCCGTCGCTCGACGACGCCGTCGACGCGGCCGCAGCAGCCGATGTCGCCGTCGTGTTCGTGCGCGACGCGACGACTGAAGCGCGGGACCGGGACACGCTTGCACTGCCGGGCCGGCAGGACGAACTCGTCTCGGCCGTCGCGGCCGCCAACGAGAACACCGTGGTCGTCGTCAGGTCCGGCGGCCCCGTGGAACTCCCGTGGCGCGCGGACGTGGCCGCGGTCCTCGAACAGTGGTACCCCGGGCAGGCGGACGGGGACGCAGCGGCCGCCGTCCTCTATGGCAACCGTGACCCGAGTGGCCGGCTCCCGGTGACGTTCGCCCCGGAAAGCCAGTACCCAACTGCAGAGGCCGAACGCCGCTATCCCGGTGTCGAGGACGAAGCTCACTACGATGAGGGCGTGTTCGTCGGCTACCGACACTTCGACGACGAAGACACGGACCCGACCTATCCGTTCGGCCACGGCCACTCGTATGCGACGTTCGAATACGGCGAAGCCGAAGCAACGGACGAACAGACTGTCGCAGTCCCCGTCGAGAACGTCGCCGACAGGCCTGGCCGGGAAGTCGTCCAGGCCTACGTCCGGCCACCGTCCGTGGACGGCGTCGACCGGCCACAGCGGGAACTCGCCGGGTTCGAGGCCGTGCAGCTGGACGCCGGCGAACAGCAGACAGTGAAACTGATGCTGGACGATCTGGCGTTCTCGCGGTACGACCCGAATTCCGGCTGGACGGTCGACACCGGAACGTACACCGTCGAAATCGGCCGGTCGTCGCGGGATATTCGGACGACTGTTCCAGTCGACCGCTAG
- a CDS encoding thioredoxin domain-containing protein, translating into MSDATDPTARNRLDEAESPYLRQHADNPVNWQPWDETALEAAKERDVPIFLSIGYAACHWCHVMEEESFEDEAIAEQLNENFVPIKVDREERPDLDSVYMSICQQVTGGGGWPLSAWLTPEGEPFYVGTYFPPEEKRGQPGFGDLLQRLSDSWSDPEQREEMENRARQWTEAIESDLEATPADPEDPAKDIIQTAGTIAHRGADRQDGGWGSGGPKFPQNGRLHALLRAHADGGQEDYLNVVEETLDVMADRGLYDHVGGGFHRYATDQQWAVPHFEKMLYDNAEIPRAFLAGYQAIGSERYASVVRETFEFVQRELQHPDGGFFSTLDAESAPPDDPDGDSEEGLFYVWTPEEVHEAVDDETDAEVFCDYFGVTERGNFEGATVLAVRKPVAVLAEEYERSEDEITASLQRALNETFEARKSRPRPARDEKVLAGWNGLMIRTLAEGAIVLDEQYADVAADALSFVREHLWDADAGRLNRRYKDGDVAIDGYLEDYAFLGRGALTLFEATGDVEHLAFAMDLGQAITEAFWDDEQGTLFFTPTGGESLVARPQELTDQSTPSSTGVAVDLLLSLSHFSEDDRFEEVAERVIRTHADRVSSNPLQHASLTLATNTYEQGALELTLVGDQSDYPTEWTETLAGRYVPRRLLAHRPADEGRLEQWLDTIELDESPPIWAGREQVDNEPTVYACRNFACSPPKHDLETALDWGATTDEAE; encoded by the coding sequence ATGAGCGACGCCACGGACCCGACGGCCCGAAACCGACTCGACGAGGCGGAGAGCCCGTATCTCCGCCAGCACGCGGACAATCCCGTCAACTGGCAGCCCTGGGACGAGACGGCCCTAGAGGCCGCCAAGGAGCGGGACGTTCCCATCTTCCTCTCCATCGGCTACGCGGCGTGTCACTGGTGTCACGTCATGGAGGAGGAGAGCTTCGAGGACGAGGCCATCGCCGAGCAACTCAACGAGAACTTCGTCCCAATAAAGGTCGACCGCGAGGAGCGGCCGGACCTCGATTCGGTGTACATGAGCATCTGTCAGCAGGTGACCGGCGGCGGTGGCTGGCCGCTGTCGGCATGGCTTACGCCGGAAGGGGAGCCGTTCTACGTCGGGACATACTTCCCGCCCGAGGAGAAGCGCGGGCAGCCGGGCTTTGGCGACCTGCTCCAGCGCCTTTCGGACTCGTGGTCGGACCCCGAACAGCGCGAGGAGATGGAGAACCGCGCTCGGCAGTGGACCGAGGCTATCGAGAGCGACCTCGAAGCGACGCCGGCTGACCCCGAAGACCCCGCCAAGGATATCATCCAGACCGCCGGGACGATTGCCCACCGCGGCGCGGACCGACAGGACGGGGGCTGGGGCTCCGGCGGCCCGAAGTTCCCCCAGAACGGGCGGCTGCACGCGCTGCTTCGGGCACACGCGGATGGCGGTCAAGAAGACTACCTGAACGTCGTCGAGGAGACGCTGGACGTGATGGCCGACCGGGGGCTGTACGACCACGTCGGCGGCGGCTTCCACCGCTACGCGACGGACCAGCAGTGGGCGGTCCCACACTTCGAGAAGATGCTGTACGACAACGCCGAGATTCCGCGGGCCTTCCTCGCCGGCTATCAGGCTATCGGCTCAGAGCGCTACGCGTCGGTCGTTCGGGAGACATTCGAGTTCGTCCAGCGCGAACTGCAACACCCTGATGGTGGCTTTTTCAGCACGCTGGATGCCGAGAGCGCACCTCCTGATGACCCGGATGGTGACAGCGAGGAGGGGCTGTTCTACGTCTGGACGCCCGAGGAAGTCCACGAGGCTGTCGACGACGAGACGGACGCCGAGGTTTTCTGTGACTACTTCGGCGTCACGGAGCGGGGCAACTTCGAGGGCGCGACCGTACTCGCCGTCCGGAAGCCGGTAGCTGTGCTGGCCGAGGAGTACGAGCGAAGTGAGGACGAAATCACAGCGAGCCTTCAGCGCGCGCTCAACGAGACCTTCGAGGCCAGAAAGAGCCGACCGCGACCGGCCCGCGACGAGAAGGTGCTGGCCGGCTGGAACGGCCTGATGATCCGGACGCTCGCCGAGGGCGCGATTGTCCTCGACGAACAGTATGCAGACGTGGCGGCCGACGCCCTCTCGTTCGTTCGGGAACACCTGTGGGACGCCGACGCGGGGCGACTCAATCGCCGGTACAAGGACGGCGACGTGGCCATCGACGGCTATCTGGAGGACTACGCGTTCCTCGGTCGCGGTGCGCTGACGCTGTTCGAGGCGACCGGCGATGTCGAGCACCTCGCGTTTGCGATGGACCTCGGCCAGGCCATCACTGAGGCGTTCTGGGACGACGAACAGGGCACGCTCTTCTTTACCCCGACCGGCGGCGAATCGCTGGTCGCACGGCCGCAGGAACTGACCGACCAGTCGACGCCGTCGAGTACGGGCGTCGCCGTTGACCTCTTGCTGTCGCTGTCCCATTTCAGCGAGGACGACCGCTTCGAGGAAGTCGCCGAGCGGGTCATCCGGACCCACGCCGACCGCGTCTCCTCGAACCCGCTCCAGCACGCCTCGCTCACGCTGGCGACGAACACCTACGAGCAGGGCGCGCTGGAGCTCACGCTAGTCGGCGACCAGTCAGACTACCCGACTGAATGGACGGAGACCCTCGCCGGGCGGTACGTTCCGCGGCGTCTGCTGGCCCACCGACCGGCCGACGAGGGCCGCTTGGAGCAGTGGCTCGACACAATAGAACTGGACGAGTCGCCGCCGATCTGGGCCGGCCGCGAGCAGGTCGACAACGAGCCGACGGTGTACGCGTGTCGGAACTTCGCCTGTTCGCCGCCGAAACACGACCTCGAAACGGCGTTAGACTGGGGCGCAACGACCGACGAAGCAGAGTAA